The following are encoded together in the Gemmatimonadales bacterium genome:
- a CDS encoding Uma2 family endonuclease, translated as DVVLGPQTLVQPDLFVVRRTPGRRLERWADVGVPLLAIEILSPSTAPRDRGAKRRIYQSAGVAEYWIVDLDSRLIERWRPEDTGPEIVDEVLEWSFAGGATGRLNVGQLFAQIWED; from the coding sequence CGGACGTTGTCCTCGGCCCTCAAACGCTGGTCCAGCCAGATCTCTTCGTGGTGCGCCGCACTCCAGGCCGGCGGCTCGAGCGCTGGGCCGATGTGGGCGTTCCCCTGCTTGCGATCGAGATCCTCTCGCCGAGCACCGCGCCGCGCGACCGCGGGGCCAAGCGTCGCATCTATCAGAGCGCCGGTGTCGCCGAGTACTGGATCGTGGACCTCGACTCGCGCCTCATCGAACGCTGGCGGCCCGAGGACACCGGGCCGGAGATCGTGGACGAGGTGCTGGAATGGTCGTTTGCCGGCGGCGCAACCGGGCGTCTGAACGTGGGGCAGCTCTTTGCGCAGATCTGGGAGGATTGA